Proteins encoded together in one Streptomyces sp. TLI_171 window:
- the rpsD gene encoding 30S ribosomal protein S4, with product MANQKRPKVKIARALGVPLTPKSVKYFEARPYPPGQHGRGRKQNSDYKVRLTEKQRLRAQYDLSEKQMARAFEAAKKVEGKTGEALVALLEVRLDSLVLRSGIARTIYQARQMVVHGHIEVNGSKVNKPSFQMKPGYVVTVKEKSKEKVPFQVAREGGNAGEGQTPKYLEVNLKALAFRLDRAPQRREVPVVCDEQLVVEYYSR from the coding sequence ATGGCGAACCAGAAGCGCCCCAAGGTCAAGATCGCCCGTGCTCTCGGCGTTCCGCTGACCCCGAAGTCCGTCAAGTACTTCGAGGCCCGTCCGTACCCGCCCGGCCAGCACGGCCGTGGCCGCAAGCAGAACTCTGACTACAAGGTCCGTCTGACCGAGAAGCAGCGTCTGCGCGCGCAGTACGACCTCAGCGAGAAGCAGATGGCGCGTGCCTTCGAGGCCGCCAAGAAGGTCGAGGGCAAGACCGGTGAGGCGCTCGTCGCCCTGCTGGAGGTCCGCCTCGACTCCCTGGTCCTGCGTTCGGGCATCGCCCGCACCATCTACCAGGCCCGCCAGATGGTCGTGCACGGTCACATCGAGGTCAACGGCTCGAAGGTCAACAAGCCGTCGTTCCAGATGAAGCCGGGCTACGTCGTCACGGTGAAGGAAAAGTCCAAGGAGAAGGTCCCCTTCCAGGTGGCTCGCGAGGGCGGCAACGCCGGCGAGGGCCAGACCCCGAAGTACCTCGAGGTCAACCTGAAGGCCCTGGCCTTCCGTCTGGACCGCGCGCCGCAGCGCCGCGAGGTTCCGGTCGTCTGCGACGAGCAGCTGGTCGTCGAGTACTACTCGCGCTGA
- a CDS encoding replication-associated recombination protein A — protein sequence MDEPDLFTHAAEERQSSEPGRAPLAVRMRPRTLDEVAGQQQLLKDGSPLRRLVAGAKGPAATSSVILWGPPGTGKTTLAHVISQAVEGRFVELSAITHGVKEVRAVIDGARRAVGMTGRETVLFLDEIHRFSKAQQDSLLPAVENRWVTLIAATTENPYFSIISPLLSRSLLLTLESLTDEDIRTLLRRATADERGLGGSVELSAEAEDHLVRLAGGDARRALTTLEAAAGAALEQGEPVLTLAATETAVNQAAVRYDRDGDQHYDVASALIKSIRGSDVDATLHYLARMIEAGEDPRFIARRLMISASEDIGLADPTALSTAVAAAQAVALIGFPEARIILSQAAIALALAPKSNAAYLAIDAALADVRQGLAGAVPAHLRDAHYGGARKLGHGKGYQYPHDLAEGIAAQQYAPDAVHGKEYYKPTRRGGEARYAEIAEWTRARLKGD from the coding sequence GTGGACGAGCCGGACCTTTTCACCCATGCAGCCGAGGAACGCCAGAGCTCCGAGCCGGGGCGCGCGCCGCTCGCGGTGCGGATGCGGCCGCGGACCTTGGACGAGGTCGCGGGGCAGCAGCAGCTGCTGAAGGACGGGTCGCCGCTGCGCCGGCTGGTGGCCGGCGCGAAGGGCCCGGCAGCGACCAGTTCGGTGATCCTCTGGGGACCGCCCGGGACGGGCAAGACCACCCTCGCGCACGTGATCAGCCAGGCCGTGGAGGGCCGGTTCGTCGAACTCTCCGCGATCACCCACGGCGTCAAGGAGGTCCGCGCCGTGATCGACGGCGCCCGCCGCGCGGTCGGGATGACCGGCCGGGAGACGGTGCTGTTCCTGGACGAGATCCACCGCTTCTCCAAGGCGCAGCAGGACTCGCTGCTGCCCGCGGTGGAGAACCGCTGGGTGACGCTGATCGCCGCGACCACCGAGAACCCGTACTTCTCGATCATCTCGCCGCTGCTGTCCCGCTCCCTGCTGCTCACCCTGGAGTCGCTCACCGACGAGGACATCCGCACCCTGCTGCGCCGCGCCACCGCCGACGAGCGCGGCCTCGGCGGCAGCGTGGAGCTCAGTGCGGAGGCCGAGGACCACCTGGTGCGGCTGGCCGGCGGCGACGCACGGCGGGCGCTGACCACCCTGGAGGCGGCGGCGGGCGCGGCGCTGGAGCAGGGCGAGCCGGTGCTGACGCTGGCGGCGACCGAGACGGCCGTCAACCAGGCGGCGGTGCGCTACGACCGGGACGGCGACCAGCACTACGACGTGGCGAGCGCGCTGATCAAGTCGATCCGGGGCAGCGACGTGGACGCCACGCTGCACTACCTGGCGCGGATGATCGAGGCGGGGGAGGACCCGCGGTTCATCGCCCGGCGGCTGATGATCTCGGCCAGTGAGGACATCGGCCTGGCCGACCCGACCGCGCTGTCCACCGCCGTCGCCGCCGCGCAGGCGGTCGCGCTGATCGGCTTCCCGGAGGCGCGGATCATCCTGTCGCAGGCGGCGATCGCGCTGGCCCTGGCGCCGAAGTCGAACGCCGCGTACCTGGCCATCGACGCGGCGCTGGCGGACGTCCGGCAGGGGCTGGCGGGCGCGGTGCCGGCGCACCTGCGGGACGCGCACTACGGCGGGGCCAGGAAGCTCGGGCACGGCAAGGGCTACCAGTACCCGCACGACCTGGCCGAGGGCATCGCCGCGCAGCAGTACGCGCCGGACGCCGTGCACGGCAAGGAGTACTACAAGCCGACCCGGCGCGGGGGAGAGGCCCGGTACGCGGAGATCGCGGAGTGGACCAGGGCCCGGCTCAAGGGGGACTGA
- the ppk2 gene encoding polyphosphate kinase 2, translated as MPRRIYETELLRLQYELVKMQEWVRSEGIRLVIVFEGRDAAGKGGAIKRVTEYLNPRIARIAALPAPTERQRGQWYFQRYVEQLPAAGEMVLFDRSWYNRAGVEKVMGFCTDEEYWQFLHQCPTFERMLIEAGIQLRKYWFSVSDVEQERRFRGRLDDPMRQWKLSPMDVESISRWEEYSRAKDEMFVYTDIPESPWNVVDSDDKRRSRINMIAHLLSSVPYHEVVRPAVSLPPRPAPRGYQRPPRDLQKYVFDHAATVLAQ; from the coding sequence ATGCCCAGGCGGATCTACGAGACGGAGCTGCTCCGCCTGCAGTACGAGCTGGTCAAGATGCAGGAATGGGTGCGCAGCGAAGGCATCCGGCTGGTGATCGTCTTCGAGGGCCGGGACGCCGCCGGCAAGGGCGGCGCCATCAAGCGCGTCACCGAGTACCTCAACCCGCGCATCGCCCGGATCGCCGCCCTGCCCGCCCCCACCGAACGCCAGCGCGGCCAGTGGTACTTCCAGCGCTACGTCGAACAGCTCCCCGCCGCCGGCGAGATGGTCCTGTTCGACCGCTCCTGGTACAACCGGGCCGGCGTGGAGAAGGTGATGGGCTTCTGCACCGACGAGGAGTACTGGCAGTTCCTGCACCAGTGCCCCACCTTCGAACGGATGCTCATCGAGGCCGGCATCCAGCTGCGCAAGTACTGGTTCTCGGTCAGCGACGTCGAACAGGAGCGGCGCTTCCGGGGCCGCCTCGACGACCCGATGCGGCAGTGGAAGCTCTCCCCGATGGACGTCGAGTCGATCTCCCGCTGGGAGGAGTACTCGCGGGCCAAGGACGAGATGTTCGTCTACACCGACATCCCCGAGTCCCCGTGGAACGTGGTCGACAGCGACGACAAGCGGCGCTCCCGGATCAACATGATCGCCCACCTGCTCTCCTCCGTCCCCTACCACGAGGTGGTGCGGCCGGCCGTCTCGCTCCCGCCCAGGCCCGCCCCGCGCGGCTACCAGCGGCCTCCGCGCGACCTGCAGAAGTACGTCTTCGACCACGCCGCGACGGTGCTCGCGCAGTGA
- a CDS encoding LysR family transcriptional regulator, with protein MDVDTRMLRYLTMVCEEGQLTAAAARLGVSQPTLTKQVRALERELGVELFRRSKAGVSPTAAGAELAGHAKQLLAGWEEALRATRRAAAEAGGELRVGFEGSTINLLGRAVVEDFARRMPGWRVQMRQNNWFDESLGLASGQLDLALWHAPACVAERYAHVLLGTEERWVVLAADHRLAARVTVHADDLWDEPFVSIPEEAGLWRDYWLGAPERGGRPVRIGAVAHNADEWMAAVACGQGVGFAPQSAARWAGRPDVRCLPVRGLSPSLVGLFRLPGRALTPAMEAFAESCRLHLEVQFRAAGGGRSPAEGTAGAQTSANGAG; from the coding sequence ATGGATGTGGACACCCGGATGCTCCGGTACCTGACGATGGTGTGCGAGGAGGGCCAGCTGACCGCCGCGGCGGCCCGGCTGGGCGTCAGCCAGCCCACGCTGACCAAGCAGGTCCGGGCGCTGGAGCGGGAGTTGGGGGTGGAGCTGTTCCGGCGCTCGAAGGCGGGGGTGTCGCCGACGGCGGCCGGGGCCGAGCTGGCGGGGCACGCGAAGCAGCTGCTGGCCGGCTGGGAGGAGGCGCTGCGGGCGACCCGGCGGGCGGCGGCGGAGGCCGGCGGGGAGCTGCGGGTGGGCTTCGAGGGGTCGACCATCAACCTGCTGGGCCGGGCCGTGGTGGAGGACTTCGCCCGCCGGATGCCGGGCTGGCGGGTGCAGATGCGGCAGAACAACTGGTTCGACGAGTCGCTCGGCCTGGCCTCCGGCCAGCTGGACCTGGCGCTGTGGCACGCCCCGGCCTGCGTCGCCGAGCGGTACGCGCACGTACTGCTGGGCACCGAGGAGCGCTGGGTGGTGCTGGCGGCCGACCACCGGCTGGCGGCCCGGGTCACGGTGCACGCGGACGACCTGTGGGACGAGCCCTTCGTGTCGATACCGGAGGAGGCCGGCCTGTGGCGGGACTACTGGCTGGGCGCGCCGGAGCGCGGGGGCCGGCCGGTCCGGATCGGGGCGGTGGCGCACAACGCGGACGAGTGGATGGCCGCGGTGGCGTGCGGGCAGGGCGTGGGATTCGCCCCGCAGTCGGCCGCCCGCTGGGCCGGCCGTCCGGACGTGCGGTGCCTGCCGGTGCGCGGGCTCAGCCCGAGCCTGGTGGGGCTGTTCCGGCTGCCGGGCCGAGCGCTGACACCGGCCATGGAGGCGTTCGCGGAGTCCTGCCGGCTGCACCTGGAGGTGCAGTTCCGGGCGGCCGGTGGCGGCCGGTCGCCCGCGGAGGGAACTGCCGGCGCTCAGACCTCGGCGAACGGCGCGGGGTAG
- a CDS encoding GNAT family N-acetyltransferase yields MTVRTRVELPSDAAETRRVHMAAFPGPEEADLVDALRRDSAWLPELSLVAVDEREVVIGHALLTRLKIGNGKGLALAPVAVAPEWQRKGVGTAVVQAALAAADEAGERVVVVLGDPGYYGRFGFAPATGLRISGPFDVPEAYFQALRLPGADGVPHGVCRYPAPFAEV; encoded by the coding sequence ATGACCGTACGAACCAGAGTCGAACTCCCCAGCGACGCCGCCGAGACCAGGCGGGTGCACATGGCGGCCTTCCCAGGCCCCGAAGAGGCGGATCTGGTGGACGCGCTGCGCCGCGACTCCGCCTGGCTGCCGGAACTCTCGCTGGTGGCGGTGGACGAGCGCGAGGTGGTCATCGGCCACGCCCTGCTCACCCGCCTGAAGATCGGCAACGGCAAGGGCCTGGCGCTGGCTCCGGTCGCCGTCGCACCCGAGTGGCAGCGCAAGGGCGTCGGCACCGCGGTGGTGCAGGCGGCGCTGGCCGCCGCCGACGAGGCCGGAGAGCGGGTCGTGGTGGTCCTCGGCGACCCCGGCTACTACGGCCGGTTCGGGTTCGCCCCCGCCACCGGGCTCCGCATCAGCGGACCGTTCGACGTGCCCGAGGCGTACTTCCAGGCGCTCCGGCTGCCGGGCGCGGACGGCGTCCCGCACGGTGTGTGCCGCTACCCCGCGCCGTTCGCCGAGGTCTGA
- the aspS gene encoding aspartate--tRNA ligase has translation MIRTHDAGTLRAEHAGTTVTLAGWVARRRDHGGVAFIDLRDASGTVQVVVRDLESVHGLRSEYCVKVVGEVRVRPAGNENPDIPTGAVEVVVESIEVLSEAAPLPFQVAEYEPGSVNEEVRLRYRYLDLRREGPARALRLRSKVNHIIRTVMEENDYLDIETPYLTRSTPEGARDFLVPVRLQPGHWYALPQSPQLFKQLLMVAGMERYYQIARCFRDEDFRADRQPEFTQLDIEASFVDQEDILALGEKIIAAIWKQVHGYEIPNPLPRLSYADAMSRYGSDKPDVRFGQELTDLTEYFKGTEFRVFQAPYVGAVVMPGGASQPRKQLDAWQDWAKARGARGLAYVLVDAETGELRGPVAKNLSEEHLAGLAAAAGAKPGDAVFFAAGKKTPSQELLGAARLEIGRRCDLIDQSQWAFLWVVDFPMFEPIEDDKGEFQGWHAVHHPFTAPTAESLATFDTDPGSALSNAYDLVLNGSELGGGSIRIHQREVQKRAFDAIGLSEEEAASQFGFLLDAFNYGPPPHGGIALGLDRVVTLLGGYDTIRDVIAFPKTSTGGDPLTGAPTTITPAQRREAGVDAQPKAKEAAKAEAEPTA, from the coding sequence GTGATCCGCACGCACGACGCGGGCACGCTCCGCGCGGAGCACGCCGGCACCACCGTCACCCTGGCCGGCTGGGTGGCCCGCCGCCGTGACCACGGCGGCGTGGCCTTCATCGACCTGCGGGACGCCTCCGGCACCGTGCAGGTCGTGGTCCGCGACCTGGAGTCGGTGCACGGGCTGCGCTCCGAGTACTGCGTGAAGGTGGTCGGCGAGGTCCGGGTCCGCCCGGCGGGCAACGAGAACCCGGACATCCCGACCGGCGCCGTCGAGGTCGTCGTGGAGAGCATCGAGGTGCTGTCCGAGGCCGCGCCGCTGCCGTTCCAGGTCGCCGAGTACGAGCCCGGTTCGGTCAACGAGGAGGTGCGGCTGCGCTACCGCTACCTCGACCTGCGCCGCGAGGGCCCGGCCCGCGCGCTGCGGCTGCGCTCGAAGGTCAACCACATCATCCGCACGGTGATGGAGGAGAACGACTACCTCGACATCGAGACCCCGTACCTGACCCGGTCCACCCCCGAGGGCGCCCGCGACTTCCTGGTCCCGGTCCGCCTCCAGCCGGGCCACTGGTACGCCCTGCCGCAGTCCCCGCAGCTGTTCAAGCAGCTGCTGATGGTGGCCGGCATGGAGCGGTACTACCAGATCGCCCGCTGCTTCCGCGACGAGGACTTCCGCGCCGACCGGCAGCCGGAGTTCACCCAGCTCGACATCGAGGCGTCCTTCGTCGACCAGGAGGACATCCTGGCGCTCGGCGAGAAGATCATCGCCGCGATCTGGAAGCAGGTGCACGGCTACGAGATCCCCAACCCGCTGCCCCGCCTGTCCTACGCCGACGCGATGTCCCGCTACGGCTCCGACAAGCCGGACGTCCGCTTCGGGCAGGAACTCACCGACCTCACCGAGTACTTCAAGGGCACCGAGTTCCGGGTCTTCCAGGCCCCGTACGTCGGCGCGGTCGTGATGCCCGGCGGCGCCTCGCAGCCCCGCAAGCAGCTGGACGCCTGGCAGGACTGGGCGAAGGCCCGCGGCGCCCGCGGCCTGGCCTACGTGCTGGTCGACGCGGAGACCGGCGAGCTGCGCGGCCCGGTCGCCAAGAACCTGTCCGAGGAGCACCTGGCGGGCCTGGCCGCCGCGGCGGGCGCCAAGCCCGGCGACGCGGTGTTCTTCGCGGCCGGCAAGAAGACCCCCTCGCAGGAGCTGCTCGGCGCCGCCCGCCTGGAGATCGGCCGCCGCTGCGACCTGATCGACCAGTCCCAGTGGGCGTTCCTCTGGGTGGTGGACTTCCCGATGTTCGAGCCGATCGAGGACGACAAGGGCGAGTTCCAGGGCTGGCACGCGGTGCACCACCCGTTCACCGCGCCGACCGCCGAGTCGCTGGCGACCTTCGACACCGACCCGGGCAGCGCGCTCTCCAACGCGTACGACCTGGTGCTGAACGGCTCGGAGCTGGGCGGCGGTTCGATCCGTATCCACCAGCGCGAGGTGCAGAAGCGGGCGTTCGACGCGATCGGCCTGTCCGAGGAGGAGGCGGCCTCCCAGTTCGGCTTCCTGCTGGACGCCTTCAACTACGGCCCGCCGCCGCACGGCGGCATCGCGCTCGGCCTGGACCGCGTGGTCACCCTGCTGGGCGGCTACGACACCATCCGGGACGTCATCGCCTTCCCGAAGACCTCCACCGGCGGTGACCCGCTGACCGGCGCCCCCACCACCATCACCCCGGCCCAGCGCCGGGAGGCCGGTGTGGACGCCCAGCCGAAGGCCAAGGAGGCGGCCAAGGCCGAGGCGGAGCCCACCGCCTGA
- the hisS gene encoding histidine--tRNA ligase, with the protein MSTFTAPKGTYDLLPPSSAVFLAVREAIAAPARRAGYGYVETPVFEDVKLFSRGVGESTDIVTKEMYSLTTRGGDELALRPEGTASVLRAALQANLHKQGNLPVKLWYSGNYYRYERMQKGRYRQFSQVGAEAIGAEDPALDAELIILADDAFRSLGLSNYSLLLNSLGDRQCRPVYRAALIEFLSGLDLDEDTRRRAEINPLRVLDDKRESVQAQLTGAPMLRDFLCEECKAYDDKVRELLTLAGVAFTDDPKLVRGLDYYTRTTFEFVHNGLGAQSAIGGGGRYDGLSEMIGGPALPSVGWALGVDRTFLALEAEGVTLELPAATAVYAVALSEEAKTVLFATTVELRRAGVATDLAFGVKGIKNAMKSADRSGARFAVIAGDRDLAEGVVQLKDMESGEQTPVALEALVTTLKEKQL; encoded by the coding sequence TTGAGCACCTTCACCGCCCCCAAGGGCACCTACGACCTGCTGCCGCCCAGTTCGGCGGTCTTCCTGGCGGTCCGCGAGGCGATCGCCGCTCCCGCGCGCCGGGCCGGCTACGGCTACGTCGAGACCCCGGTCTTCGAGGACGTGAAGCTCTTCTCCCGCGGTGTCGGCGAGTCCACCGACATCGTCACCAAGGAGATGTACAGCCTGACCACCCGCGGCGGCGACGAGCTCGCACTGCGCCCCGAGGGCACCGCCTCGGTCCTGCGCGCCGCGCTCCAGGCCAACCTGCACAAGCAGGGCAACCTGCCGGTCAAGCTCTGGTACTCCGGCAACTACTACCGCTACGAGCGGATGCAGAAGGGCCGCTACCGGCAGTTCTCGCAGGTCGGCGCGGAAGCGATCGGCGCCGAGGACCCGGCACTGGACGCCGAGTTGATCATCCTGGCCGACGACGCGTTCCGCTCGCTCGGACTGTCGAACTACTCGCTGCTGCTCAACAGCCTCGGCGACAGGCAGTGCCGCCCGGTCTACCGCGCCGCGCTGATCGAGTTCCTGTCCGGCCTCGACCTGGACGAGGACACCCGTCGCCGCGCCGAGATCAACCCGCTGCGCGTGCTGGACGACAAGCGCGAGTCGGTCCAGGCCCAGCTCACCGGTGCGCCGATGCTGCGCGACTTCCTCTGTGAGGAGTGCAAGGCGTACGACGACAAGGTCCGGGAACTGCTGACCCTCGCCGGGGTCGCGTTCACCGACGACCCGAAGCTGGTCCGTGGGCTGGACTACTACACCCGCACCACCTTCGAGTTCGTGCACAACGGCCTCGGCGCGCAGTCCGCCATCGGCGGCGGCGGCCGTTACGACGGCCTGTCCGAGATGATCGGCGGCCCGGCACTGCCCTCGGTCGGCTGGGCGCTCGGCGTGGACCGCACGTTCCTGGCGCTCGAGGCCGAAGGCGTCACCCTCGAACTGCCCGCCGCCACCGCGGTGTACGCCGTCGCGCTGAGCGAAGAGGCCAAGACCGTCCTGTTCGCCACCACGGTCGAGCTGCGCCGGGCCGGTGTGGCCACCGACCTGGCGTTCGGCGTCAAGGGCATCAAGAACGCCATGAAGTCGGCGGACCGATCCGGCGCCCGATTCGCCGTGATCGCCGGCGACCGGGACCTCGCCGAGGGCGTGGTCCAGCTCAAGGACATGGAGTCCGGCGAGCAGACCCCCGTCGCCCTTGAGGCGCTCGTCACCACCCTGAAGGAGAAGCAGCTGTGA
- a CDS encoding MBL fold metallo-hydrolase: protein MFVAGFPAGAWGTNCYLVAPAAGEECVIVDPGHEAARGVEDLIREHRLKPVAVLLTHGHIDHVASVVPVCGAQGVPAWIHPADRYMMADPEKALGRSLGQQLMGSITVGEPDDVRELTDGSVLDLAGLQLTVDHAPGHTEGSVTFRTPASQDIPPVFFSGDLLFAGSIGRTDLPGGDSAAIMRSLARVCLPLDDATVVLSGHGSQTTIGRERATNPYLQQAAGASGAPAFPRRGM from the coding sequence GTGTTCGTCGCCGGATTCCCCGCCGGGGCCTGGGGCACCAATTGCTACCTGGTCGCACCCGCCGCCGGTGAGGAGTGCGTGATCGTCGACCCGGGTCACGAAGCGGCGCGCGGCGTCGAGGACTTGATCCGCGAGCACCGGCTGAAGCCGGTGGCGGTGCTGCTCACCCACGGGCACATCGACCACGTCGCCTCGGTGGTCCCGGTCTGCGGCGCGCAGGGCGTCCCGGCCTGGATCCACCCCGCCGACCGGTACATGATGGCCGACCCCGAGAAGGCGCTCGGCCGCTCGCTCGGCCAGCAGCTGATGGGTTCGATCACCGTCGGAGAGCCGGACGACGTCCGCGAGTTGACCGACGGCAGCGTGCTCGACCTGGCCGGCCTGCAGCTCACCGTCGACCACGCCCCCGGCCATACCGAGGGGTCGGTGACGTTCAGGACGCCCGCCTCGCAGGACATCCCTCCGGTGTTCTTCTCGGGTGACCTGCTCTTCGCCGGCTCCATCGGGCGTACCGACCTCCCGGGCGGAGACAGCGCGGCGATCATGCGCTCGCTGGCCCGGGTGTGCCTGCCCCTCGACGACGCGACCGTGGTGCTCTCCGGCCACGGCTCCCAGACCACCATCGGCCGAGAGCGCGCCACGAACCCCTACCTCCAGCAGGCAGCGGGGGCGTCAGGCGCCCCGGCTTTCCCGCGACGAGGAATGTGA
- a CDS encoding peptidylprolyl isomerase, translating to MVSSEQRRRQLARDKYERQVQARAEAASQRKKRNAIVAAVLAVVVVAGVTTVATGVFSSDDKKDKAAAAAPSPSSSIKQWAAEPAMSIDTKGTYTATLDTSAGKVGFTLDAAKAPHTVNSFVFLAGQQFWDNTKCHRLTTEGIYVLQCGDPTGTGSGSPGYSFTDENLEGATYPAGTVAMANSGANTNGSQFFLVYKDTQLPPNYTPFGKITSGLDVLQKIAAAGVQGGGGDGPPATPVNVKSITTTKG from the coding sequence GTGGTCAGCAGCGAACAGCGGCGGCGGCAGCTCGCCCGCGACAAGTACGAGCGCCAGGTGCAGGCGCGCGCCGAGGCGGCCAGCCAGCGCAAGAAGCGCAACGCGATCGTGGCCGCGGTGCTGGCCGTCGTGGTGGTGGCCGGTGTGACCACCGTCGCGACCGGCGTGTTCAGTTCCGACGACAAGAAGGACAAGGCGGCCGCCGCGGCGCCGTCCCCGTCGTCGAGCATCAAGCAGTGGGCCGCCGAGCCGGCCATGTCGATCGACACCAAGGGCACCTACACGGCGACCCTGGACACCTCGGCGGGCAAGGTCGGGTTCACCCTGGACGCGGCGAAGGCCCCGCACACCGTCAACTCCTTCGTGTTCCTTGCGGGTCAGCAGTTCTGGGACAACACCAAGTGCCACCGCCTCACCACCGAGGGCATCTACGTCCTGCAGTGCGGTGACCCGACGGGCACCGGATCGGGCAGCCCGGGCTACTCGTTCACCGACGAGAACCTGGAGGGCGCGACCTACCCGGCCGGCACCGTGGCGATGGCCAACTCGGGCGCGAACACCAACGGCAGCCAGTTCTTCCTGGTCTACAAGGACACCCAACTGCCGCCCAACTACACCCCGTTCGGCAAGATCACCAGCGGCCTGGACGTGCTGCAGAAGATCGCCGCCGCGGGCGTCCAGGGCGGTGGCGGCGACGGCCCGCCGGCCACCCCCGTCAACGTGAAGAGCATCACGACCACCAAGGGCTGA
- a CDS encoding DUF349 domain-containing protein encodes MSSDPWGRVDEQGNVYVRTADGERQVGSWQAGSPEEALAYFERKFQGLEAEIALLEHRVRKTDLAAKEAQTALDHLRAQVVEAHAVGDLASLAGRLDTLAGEIESRQSERKAARAKAQEETRAAKEALVAEAEQLAESNQWREAGDRLRALVDSWKALPRLDRKSDDELWHRFSHARSVFSKHRKAHFAALDSERESARAVKEKLVAEAEALSDSTEWGPTAAAYRDLMTQWKAAGRAQRDAEEELWARFRGAQDVFFQARSSAFSERDAEQGENQKAKEALLVEAEAILPITDLKAAKAALREISERWEAIGHVPRDARPKLDGRLATVERAVREAEEAEWQRSNPEARARATGMTALLQAAVDKLQADLDKARAAGNASKAAKLESELAGRRALLDQAQKSLQEFTS; translated from the coding sequence GTGAGCAGCGACCCGTGGGGCCGTGTCGACGAGCAGGGGAACGTCTACGTGAGGACGGCCGACGGCGAACGCCAGGTCGGCTCCTGGCAGGCCGGCTCCCCCGAGGAGGCCCTCGCCTACTTCGAGCGCAAGTTCCAGGGCCTGGAGGCGGAGATCGCGCTCCTGGAGCACCGGGTGCGCAAGACCGACCTGGCGGCCAAGGAGGCGCAGACCGCGCTGGACCACCTGCGCGCGCAGGTCGTCGAGGCGCACGCGGTCGGCGACCTGGCGTCGCTGGCCGGCCGCCTGGACACCCTGGCCGGTGAGATCGAGAGCCGCCAGAGCGAGCGCAAGGCCGCCCGGGCGAAGGCCCAGGAGGAGACCCGCGCCGCGAAGGAGGCGCTGGTCGCCGAGGCCGAGCAGCTCGCCGAGTCCAACCAGTGGCGGGAGGCCGGCGACCGGCTGCGCGCCCTGGTCGACAGCTGGAAGGCGCTGCCGCGCCTGGACCGCAAGAGCGACGACGAGCTGTGGCACCGCTTCTCGCACGCCCGCTCGGTGTTCTCCAAGCACCGCAAGGCGCACTTCGCGGCGCTCGACTCGGAGCGCGAGTCGGCCCGCGCGGTCAAGGAGAAGCTGGTCGCCGAGGCCGAGGCGCTGTCCGACTCCACCGAGTGGGGCCCGACCGCCGCCGCCTACCGCGACCTGATGACGCAGTGGAAGGCCGCCGGCCGCGCCCAGCGGGACGCGGAGGAGGAGCTGTGGGCCCGCTTCCGCGGCGCCCAGGACGTCTTCTTCCAGGCCCGGTCCTCGGCGTTCTCGGAGCGCGACGCCGAGCAGGGCGAGAACCAGAAGGCCAAGGAGGCGCTGCTGGTCGAGGCCGAGGCGATCCTGCCGATCACCGACCTGAAGGCCGCCAAGGCCGCGCTGCGCGAGATCTCCGAGCGCTGGGAGGCGATCGGCCACGTCCCGCGCGACGCCCGTCCGAAGCTGGACGGCCGGCTGGCCACGGTGGAGCGCGCCGTCCGCGAGGCCGAGGAGGCCGAGTGGCAGCGCTCCAACCCGGAGGCCCGGGCCCGGGCCACCGGCATGACCGCGCTGCTGCAGGCCGCCGTCGACAAGCTGCAGGCCGACCTGGACAAGGCCCGCGCGGCCGGCAACGCGTCCAAGGCCGCCAAGCTGGAGTCGGAGCTCGCGGGCCGTCGGGCGCTGCTCGACCAGGCGCAGAAGTCGCTGCAGGAGTTCACCTCCTGA
- a CDS encoding adenine phosphoribosyltransferase: MTSTTDPALSELLNSRIRDVQDYPKPGVLFKDIAPLLADAEAFGALTRALAERAVELGATKVVGLEARGFVLAAPAAFAAGLGFVPIRKKGKLPGDVFSRSYDLEYGSATLEVQCDAFAPGEKVLVVDDVLATGGTIAASLDLVQQAGAELVGVVVLMELGFLTGREKLASHLHGAPLETLVTV; the protein is encoded by the coding sequence GTGACCTCCACCACCGATCCCGCCCTGTCCGAGCTGCTCAACAGCCGGATCCGGGACGTGCAGGACTACCCCAAGCCGGGCGTCCTGTTCAAGGACATCGCCCCCCTGCTCGCCGACGCCGAGGCGTTCGGCGCGCTGACCCGGGCGCTGGCCGAGCGGGCGGTGGAACTCGGCGCCACCAAGGTGGTCGGCCTGGAGGCGCGGGGGTTCGTCCTCGCCGCGCCGGCCGCGTTCGCGGCCGGACTCGGGTTCGTCCCGATCCGCAAGAAGGGCAAGCTGCCCGGCGACGTCTTCTCCCGCTCGTACGACCTGGAGTACGGGTCGGCGACGCTGGAGGTCCAGTGCGACGCGTTCGCGCCGGGCGAGAAGGTCCTGGTGGTGGACGACGTGCTGGCCACCGGCGGGACGATCGCCGCGTCGCTGGACCTGGTCCAGCAGGCCGGGGCGGAGCTGGTCGGCGTGGTGGTGCTGATGGAGCTCGGGTTCCTGACGGGGCGTGAGAAGTTGGCTTCGCACCTGCACGGGGCGCCGCTGGAGACGCTCGTCACGGTGTGA